One genomic segment of Tripterygium wilfordii isolate XIE 37 chromosome 9, ASM1340144v1, whole genome shotgun sequence includes these proteins:
- the LOC120006649 gene encoding uncharacterized protein LOC120006649, with product MLGVLCVRPKPWIFNLLHGSAAPHHCRLSQSPIHFLDSTSNRLRRHSSAACHLDGSVGGGAAAIWHVILPSSTRRRGSELRRPVEQRGEGSWNVAWDARPARWLHWPDSAWLMFGVCPCLAPFDLIDEDAETSGVVEEKIDGCELIERTTTEETVRCSDEKNDKSADYKVTGVMADGRCLFRAIAHGACLRSGEQAPDENRQTELADELRAQVVDELLKRREESEWFIEEDFDTYVKRIQQPYVWGGEPELLMASHVLKTLISVYMKDRTSGNLVIIANYGEEYRKDNESPINVLFHGYGHYDIVETCLDKMLPNSYPVEVGCC from the exons ATGCTTGGTGTACTGTGTGTGCGCCCCAAGCCTTGGATCTTCAATCTCCTCCACGGCTCGGCGGCGCCTCACCACTGTCGGCTCTCTCAAAGCCCGATTCATTTCCTCGATTCCACCAGCAACCGGTTGCGTCGTCACTCCAGCGCTGCCTGTCATCTCGACGGCTCTGTTGGCGGTGGCGCTGCGGCTATATGGCACGTGATCCTTCCTTCCTCGACTCGCCGGCGAGGGAGCGAACTCAGGCGGCCGGTGGAGCAGAGAGGGGAGGGGTCGTGGAATGTCGCGTGGGATGCTCGCCCTGCGCGGTGGCTTCATTGGCCGGATTCTGCTTGGCTGATGTTTGGAGTCTGCCCCTGCCTTGCGCCGTTCGATTTGATCGATGAGGACGCGGAGACCAGTGGCGTTGTGGAGGAGAAGATTGACGGTTGCGAATTGATTGAGAGAACAACAACAGAGGAAACTGTGAGGTGTTCTGATGAGAAAAATGACAAGTCTGCTGATTACAAAGTCACAG GGGTGATGGCAGATGGGCGGTGCCTATTTAGAGCAATTGCTCATGGGGCATGCTTGAGAAGTGGCGAGCAAGCACCTGATGAGAATCGACAAACAGAACTCGCCGATGAGTTAAGAGCCCAA GTTGTGGATGAGCTCTTAAAGAGGCGGGAAGAATCGGAATg GTTCATCGAAGAAGACTTTGATACGTACGTGAAGAGAATTCAGCAGCCTTATGTATGGGGTGGAGAACCTGAGTTGCTGATGGCCTCTCATGTTTTGAA GACACTGATATCAGTCTACATGAAAGATAGAACCTCAGGTAATTTGGTGATCATAGCAAATTACGGTGAAGAATATCGAAAGGACAATGAGAGCCCCATTAATGTGCTTTTTCATGGATATGGTCACTATGACATAGTTGAGACTTGCTTGGACAAAATGTTGCCAAACAGTTATCCTGTAGAAGTTGGGTGTTGTTAA
- the LOC120005361 gene encoding protein 108-like, which produces MAAALKSQLFSGFQAAALLVLLIALAAETQMAQAQDCQAQLTGVNACAPFVLPGATNPSTDCCNALSSVQHDCLCSTVRMVTHLPSQCNLPTVTCA; this is translated from the coding sequence ATGGCAGCAGCACTTAAGTCTCAGCTCTTTTCTGGCTTCCAAGCTGCAGCACTGCTTGTGTTGCTCATTGCGCTGGCAGCGGAGACTCAAATGGCTCAGGCGCAGGACTGTCAGGCTCAGCTCACAGGCGTCAATGCATGCGCGCCATTCGTGCTTCCTGGTGCCACTAACCCAAGCACAGACTGCTGCAATGCACTCAGTTCAGTTCAACATGACTGCCTCTGCAGCACTGTTAGGATGGTCACTCACCTTCCCTCGCAGTGCAATCTCCCTACTGTCACTTGCGCGTAA
- the LOC120005360 gene encoding glucomannan 4-beta-mannosyltransferase 9-like: MEQFSSFQGYGDDITGQLGLIWQQLKAPLIVPVLKLLVVLCLAMSVMLFVERVYMGVVIVFVKLFGRKPEKKYKWETIKDDVEFGNSAYPMVLVQIPMYNEREVYQLSIGAACGLSWPSDRIIVQVLDDSTDPTIKDLVALECQRWASKGINIKYEIRDNRNGYKAGALKEGMKHSYVKQCDYVAIFDADFQPEPDFLWRTIPFLVHNPEIALVQARWKFVNADECLMTRMQEMSLDYHFTVEQEVGSATHAFFGFNGTAGVWRISALNESGGWKDRTTVEDMDLAVRASLRGWKFVYLSDLKVKNELPSTFKAYRYQQHRWSCGPANLFKKMAMEILRNKRVSLQKKLYVIYSFFFVRKIVAHIVTFVFYCVVLPATVFVPEVEVPKWGAVYIPSTITLLNAVGTPRSLHLLVFWILFENVMSLHRTKATFIGLLEAGRVNEWVVTEKLGDVLKTKLGAKVPKKPRIRIGERLHLLELAVGAFLFFCGCYDLAFGKNRYFIYLFLQSIAFFVAGIGYVGTFVPNA, from the exons atggAACAGTTTTCTTCATTCCAAGGTTATGGGGATGACATTACAGGACAATTGGGATTGATTTGGCAGCAGCTGAAAGCGCCATTGATCGTCCCGGTTTTGAAGTTGTTAGTAGTGTTGTGTCTGGCAATGTCTGTGATGCTCTTTGTTGAGAGGGTGTACATGGGTGTTGTGATAGTTTTTGTGAAGTTGTTTGGTCGAAAACCCGAAAAGAAGTACAAGTGGGAGACTATAAAGGATGATGTTGAGTTTGGCAATTCTGCTTATCCAATGGTGTTAGTGCAAATTCCAATGTACAATGAAAGAGAG GTCTACCAGCTATCTATTGGTGCTGCTTGTGGACTTTCATGGCCGTCTGATCGCATCATCGTTCAAGTTCTTGATGATTCAACAGACCCCACAATCAAG GACTTGGTGGCGCTAGAATGCCAGAGATGGGCAAGCAAAGGCATTAACATCAAGTATGAGATTAGAGACAACAGAAATGGGTATAAAGCAGGAGCTCTTAAAGAAGGCATGAAGCATAGTTATGTTAAACAATGTGACTATGTTGCCATTTTTGATGCTGATTTCCAACCCGAACCCGATTTTCTCTGGCGCACCATTCCATTTCTTGTCCACAACCCGGAAATCGCCCTTGTTCAAGCCCGCTGGAAATTTG TCAATGCAGATGAATGCTTGATGACAAGAATGCAAGAGATGTCATTGGATTATCATTTCACAGTTGAGCAAGAAGTAGGGTCTGCAACCCATGCCTTCTTTGGTTTCAATG GTACTGCTGGTGTGTGGAGAATTTCAGCACTAAATGAATCTGGTGGATGGAAGGACCGGACGACAGTGGAGGACATGGATTTGGCTGTCCGAGCTAGTCTCAGAGGCTGGAAGTTTGTATATCTTTCTGACCTAAAA GTGAAGAATGAATTACCAAGCACATTCAAGGCCTATAGGTATCAGCAGCACAGATGGTCTTGTGGACCCGCAAATCTGTTCAAGAAAATGGCAATGGAAATTTTAAGAAACAAG agagTCTCCCTTCAGAAGAAGTTGTATGTGATATACAGTTTCTTCTTCGTCCGGAAGATTGTGGCTCACATAGTCACATTTGTCTTCTATTGCGTCGTTTTACCAGCAACAGTCTTCGTTCCAGAAGTCGAAGTCCCCAAATGGGGAGCTGTCTATATTCCTTCTACAATCACTCTCCTGAATGCAGTTGGAACTCCAAG GTCTCTTCACTTGTTGGTCTTCTGGATCCTATTTGAGAATGTGATGTCATTGCACAGAACTAAAGCAACATTCATAGGTTTGTTGGAGGCAGGAAGAGTGAATGAATGGGTTGTCACTGAAAAATTAGGTGATGTTCTTAAGACAAAATTGGGTGCCAAAGTTCCCAAAAAACCGCGCATTCGGATTGGAGAAAG GCTACATTTGCTGGAACTGGCTGTTGGGGCATTCCTCTTCTTCTGTGGATGCTATGATCTTGCTTTCGGAAAAAACAGATACTTCATTTACCTCTTCCTCCAATCCATTGCCTTTTTCGTCGCTGGCATCGGTTATGTTGGCACCTTTGTACCTAACGCCTAG